A single region of the Ziziphus jujuba cultivar Dongzao chromosome 10, ASM3175591v1 genome encodes:
- the LOC125421180 gene encoding phosphoglycolate phosphatase 1A, chloroplastic isoform X1, whose amino-acid sequence MLSRAATASLSVSAVSANPSKPSFFFSNTSKFLGLNHNLSFSAPNRLSNFPCLSWNTKKTANKSRMASFTTRASAQPLKNADELIDSVETFIFDCDGVIWKGDKLIDGVPETLELLRSKGKRLVFVTNNSTKSRKQYGKKFETLGLNVNEEEIFASSFAAAAYLKSINFPKDKKIYVIGEDGIIKEVELAGFQYFGGPEDGEKKIELKPGFRMEHDENVGAVVVGFDRYFNYYKVQYATLCIRENPGCLFIATNRDAVTHLTDVQEWAGGGSMVGAISGSTQREPLVVGKPSTFMMDYLATKFGITKSQICMVGDRLDTDILFGQNGGCKTLLVLSGVTTLSMLQNPKNTIQPDFYTNKISDFLSLRAATV is encoded by the exons ATGCTGAGCAGAGCAGCCACAGCTTCTCTTTCAGTCTCTGCTGTTTCTGCAAACCCATCAaaaccatccttcttcttctccaacACCTCCAAATTTCTGGGTCTCAACCATAATCTCTCCTTCTCTGCTCCAAACCGTCTTTCCAATTTCCCCTGTCTTTCATGGAACACTAAGAAAACCGCTAACAAGTCGAGAATGGCAAGTTTCACCACTCGAGCTTCGGCACAGCCCCTCAAGAATGCCGACGAACTCATCGACTCTGTTGAGACCTTTATCTTCGACTGTGATG GAGTTATATGGAAAGGGGATAAGCTGATTGATGGAGTCCCGGAAACTCTTGAACTGCTACGGTCAAAG GGAAAAAGATTAGTCTTTGTTACCAACAACTCAACAAAGTCTAGGAAGCAATATGGAAAAAAGTTCGAGACGCTTGGCCTGAATGTCAATGAG GAGGAAATTTTTGCATCATCTTTTGCTGCTGCTGCCTATTTGAAGTCCATCAATTTCCCAAAAGATAAAAAG ATTTATGTGATTGGAGAAGATGGAATCATAAAGGAGGTTGAACTTGCTGGATTTCAATACTTTGGTGGACCG GAGGATGGTGAGAAGAAAATAGAGCTAAAACCTGGGTTTCGAATGGAGCATGATGAGAAT GTTGGGGCTGTTGTGGTAGGATTTGATCGTTATTTCAACTACTACAAAGTCCA GTATGCAACACTATGTATACGTGAAAATCCGGGGTGTCTTTTCATTGCAACCAATCGTGATGCTGTTACTCATCTCACAGATGTTCAGGAATGGGCAG GTGGTGGTTCTATGGTTGGGGCTATCAGTGGATCTACTCAACGTGAGCCACTGGTTGTAGGAAAACCTTCAACTTTTATGATGGACTACTTAGCAACCAA ATTCGGAATCACAAAATCTCAGATCTGCATGGTTGGTGACAGACTCGATACTGATATTCTGTTTGGACAGAATGGAGGTTGCAAAACACTTCTTGTTCTTTCTG GTGTAACCACTTTGTCAATGCTTCAGAATCCTAAGAACACCATACAACCAGATTTTTACACCAATAAGATTTCAGACTTTCTTTCTCTCAGGGCTGCAACTGTATGA
- the LOC125421180 gene encoding phosphoglycolate phosphatase 1A, chloroplastic isoform X2 — translation MLSRAATASLSVSAVSANPSKPSFFFSNTSKFLGLNHNLSFSAPNRLSNFPCLSWNTKKTANKSRMASFTTRASAQPLKNADELIDSVETFIFDCDGVIWKGDKLIDGVPETLELLRSKGKRLVFVTNNSTKSRKQYGKKFETLGLNVNEEEIFASSFAAAAYLKSINFPKDKKEDGEKKIELKPGFRMEHDENVGAVVVGFDRYFNYYKVQYATLCIRENPGCLFIATNRDAVTHLTDVQEWAGGGSMVGAISGSTQREPLVVGKPSTFMMDYLATKFGITKSQICMVGDRLDTDILFGQNGGCKTLLVLSGVTTLSMLQNPKNTIQPDFYTNKISDFLSLRAATV, via the exons ATGCTGAGCAGAGCAGCCACAGCTTCTCTTTCAGTCTCTGCTGTTTCTGCAAACCCATCAaaaccatccttcttcttctccaacACCTCCAAATTTCTGGGTCTCAACCATAATCTCTCCTTCTCTGCTCCAAACCGTCTTTCCAATTTCCCCTGTCTTTCATGGAACACTAAGAAAACCGCTAACAAGTCGAGAATGGCAAGTTTCACCACTCGAGCTTCGGCACAGCCCCTCAAGAATGCCGACGAACTCATCGACTCTGTTGAGACCTTTATCTTCGACTGTGATG GAGTTATATGGAAAGGGGATAAGCTGATTGATGGAGTCCCGGAAACTCTTGAACTGCTACGGTCAAAG GGAAAAAGATTAGTCTTTGTTACCAACAACTCAACAAAGTCTAGGAAGCAATATGGAAAAAAGTTCGAGACGCTTGGCCTGAATGTCAATGAG GAGGAAATTTTTGCATCATCTTTTGCTGCTGCTGCCTATTTGAAGTCCATCAATTTCCCAAAAGATAAAAAG GAGGATGGTGAGAAGAAAATAGAGCTAAAACCTGGGTTTCGAATGGAGCATGATGAGAAT GTTGGGGCTGTTGTGGTAGGATTTGATCGTTATTTCAACTACTACAAAGTCCA GTATGCAACACTATGTATACGTGAAAATCCGGGGTGTCTTTTCATTGCAACCAATCGTGATGCTGTTACTCATCTCACAGATGTTCAGGAATGGGCAG GTGGTGGTTCTATGGTTGGGGCTATCAGTGGATCTACTCAACGTGAGCCACTGGTTGTAGGAAAACCTTCAACTTTTATGATGGACTACTTAGCAACCAA ATTCGGAATCACAAAATCTCAGATCTGCATGGTTGGTGACAGACTCGATACTGATATTCTGTTTGGACAGAATGGAGGTTGCAAAACACTTCTTGTTCTTTCTG GTGTAACCACTTTGTCAATGCTTCAGAATCCTAAGAACACCATACAACCAGATTTTTACACCAATAAGATTTCAGACTTTCTTTCTCTCAGGGCTGCAACTGTATGA
- the LOC107410755 gene encoding early nodulin-75-like, whose translation MSSGAQFFIICFLASALLCFARPIPSENEESMLNLDYSPPHTHPPTPPPPTNEHEESLLNVDYTPPHTHPPTPPPPTKDESTLFSGENEESMLNVDYTPPHTRPPTPPPPSKHESVLSPGENEESILNVDYTPPRTHPPTPPPSKHESVLSPGENEESILNVDYTPPHTHPPTPPLPTKESEEPLFNVDYSPPHTHPPTPPPSKDESVLSPGEIDESILNLDYTPPRTHPPTPPPPTEESDKDSLFNVDYSPPHTSPPIKPPPALY comes from the exons ATGAGTTCAGGAGCTCAGTTCTTCATCATCTGCTTCTTAGCTTCTGCCCTATTATGCTTTGCTCGCCCCATACCTTCTG AAAATGAAGAGTCAATGCTGAACTTGGACTATAGTCCTCCACACACTCACCCTCCTACTCCTCCACCGCCTACAAATG AACATGAAGAATCATTGTTGAATGTGGATTACACTCCTCCTCACACTCACCCTCCTACTCCTCCTCCTCCCACAAAGGATGAATCTACTTTGTTCTCTGGTG AAAATGAAGAATCAATGTTGAATGTAGATTACACTCCTCCACACACTCGCCCTCctactcctcctcctccttcaaAGCATGAATCTGTTTTGTCCCCTGgag AAAATGAAGAATCAATTTTGAATGTGGATTACACTCCTCCACGTACTCACCCACCTACTCCTCCTCCTTCAAAGCATGAATCTGTTTTGTCCCCTGGag AAAATGAAGAATCAATATTGAATGTTGATTACACCCCTCCACACACTCACCCTCCTACACCCCCTCTGCCTACAAAGG AAAGTGAAGAGCCATTGTTTAATGTGGACTATAGTCCTCCACATACTCACCCTCCTACTCCTCCGCCCTCAAAGGATGAATCTGTTTTGTCCCCTGGTG AAATTGATGagtcaattttaaatttggacTACACTCCTCCACGCACTCATCCTCCTACTCCTCCTCCGCCTACAGAAG AAAGTGATAAAGATTCATTGTTCAATGTGGACTACAGTCCTCCTCACACTAGCCCTCCCATTAAGCCTCCACCCGCCCTGTATTG A
- the LOC125421182 gene encoding protein PSY3, which produces MGHGGRLSLCLFLAFALILCSASARHTMLLSEDVEVGMEGRSLLVTTNDYGDTTANPGHDPSRGTFEDANNGQNG; this is translated from the exons ATGGGTCATGGAGGTCGGCTTTCTTTGTGTCTCTTCCTTGCCTTTGCTCTGATTCTCTGCTCTGCTTCTGCCCGACACACCATGCTACTTTCAg AAGATGTCGAAGTGGGAATGGAGGGAAGGTCTCTATTAGTGACCACCAACGACTACGGCGACACGACAGCAAATCCCGGCCATGATCCCTCTCGTGGCACATTTGAGGATGCCAACAATGGCCAAAATGGctga
- the LOC125420939 gene encoding internal alternative NAD(P)H-ubiquinone oxidoreductase A1, mitochondrial — MAWFRNLIQVSATTKPFIKPRNKKNPFPFPITQLFGLAPFSSEAINEAPQVNECSNLGPTKPGEKPRVVVLGTGWAGSRLMKGLDPKIYDIVCVSPRNHMVFTPLLASTCVGTLEFRSVAEPVGRIQPAISKEPGSYFFLSKCTSIDTDDHVVQCETITDGVRTLDPWKFKISYDKLVIALGAEALTFGIHGVKDNAIFLREVHHAQEIRRKLLLNLMLSDVPGISEEEKSRLLHCVVVGGGPTGVEFSGELSDFIMKDVRLRYAHVKDYIHVTLIEANEILSSFDVRLRRYATNQLTKSGVRLVRGTVKDVKAQKIILNDGTEVPYGLLVWSTGVGPSTFVKSLELPKAPAGRIGIDEWLRVPSVQDVYAIGDCSGFLESTGKQVLPALAQVAERQGKYLAELLNKIGTTGGGHANCAQDIDYGNPFEYRHLGSMASVGSYKALVDLRQSKEGKGLSLAGFFSWFIWRSAYLTRVVSWRNRFYVAINWATTFVFGRDISRI, encoded by the exons ATGGCTTGGTTCAGGAACCTAATCCAAGTCTCAGCCACCACAAAACCATTCATCAAACCCAGAAACAAGAAAAACCCATTTCCTTTTCCTATAACCCAGCTCTTTGGGCTCGCACCCTTCAGCTCCGAGGCCATTAATGAGGCTCCACAGGTTAACGAGTGCTCGAATTTGGGACCCACAAAACCCGGTGAAAAGCCGAGGGTGGTGGTGTTGGGAACTGGGTGGGCTGGGTCTCGGCTCATGAAAGGATTGGACCCAAAAATCTATGATATTGTCTGCGTGTCGCCTCGGAACCACATGGTCTTCACGCCATTGTTGGCATCCACATGTGTCGGGACGCTCGAGTTCAGGTCGGTGGCTGAACCCGTTGGGAGGATCCAACCCGCTATCTCTAAGGAACCCGGGTCTTACTTCTTCCTCTCTAAATGTACTTCCATTGATACTGATGACCATGtg GTGCAATGTGAGACTATTACTGATGGAGTAAGAACCTTGGATCCGTGGAAATTCAAAATATCATATGACAAGTTGGTAATTGCCTTGGGAGCAGAGGCTTTAACTTTTGGAATCCATGGTGTAAAAGACAATGCAATTTTTCTTCGCGAGGTCCACCATGCCCAGGAAATTCGTAGGAAGTTGCTTCTAAATTTAATGCTGTCAGATGTCCCTG GAATTTCAGAAGAAGAGAAAAGTCGACTCCTGCATTGCGTTGTTGTAGGAGGTGGTCCTACAGGAGTTGAGTTCAGTGGTGAACTTAGTGATTTTATCATGAAGGATGTTCGTCTAAGATATGCACATGTAAAAGATTATATCCATGTTACCTTGATTGAG GCAAACGAAATATTGTCTTCTTTTGATGTTCGCCTTCGGCGCTATGCTACCAATCAGTTGACAAAG TCAGGAGTTCGTCTTGTCCGCGGGACTGTCAAGGATGTCAAAGCTCAGAAGATAATTCTTAATGATGGCACAGAGGTTCCTTATGGGCTATTGGTGTGGTCTACTGGTGTTGGTCCATCAACTTTTGTAAAGTCCCTTGAACTTCCTAAAGCTCCAGCTGGAAG GATTGGTATAGATGAGTGGCTGCGTGTTCCTTCTGTACAAGATGTATATGCAATTGGTGATTGCAGTGGCTTTCTTGAAAGTACTGGAAAACAAGTTCTTCCAGCTTTGGCCCAG GTTGCAGAACGTCAAGGAAAATATCTAGCAGAGCTATTGAACAAAATCGGTACAACTGGTGGAGGTCATGCAAACTGTGCACAAGATATAGATTATGGGAATCCATTTGAATACAGGCATTTGGGAAGCATGGCAAGCGTTGGCAGTTATAAGGCTCTTGTGGACCTCAGACAAAGCAAG GAGGGAAAAGGTTTATCTCTTGCTGGCTTCTTCAGTTGGTTCATTTGGCGCTCTGCATATCTGACTCGTGTCGTAAGCTGGAGGAATAGATTCTATGTTGCAATAAACTGGGCTACAACTTTTGTGTTTGGCCGTGATATCAGCAGAATATAG